From Microbacterium sp. LWH11-1.2, one genomic window encodes:
- a CDS encoding NAD(P)/FAD-dependent oxidoreductase, whose protein sequence is MNRYAVIGAGPSGLATARALQKRGIAVDGYEASHGVGGLWDIANPRSTMYESAHLISSRTTTEFTEFPMRSTVDYPGHRVMREYFRDYADHFGLAELFRFDTRVTRLEPRDGGWDLTSDGSEGTQTRWYAGVVLANGTLAEPNIPTFPGSFSGEVLHTSAYKTAEQLSGKRVLLIGAGNSGCDIAVDAVHHAASVDMSVRRGYYFVPRYLFGRPSDTLNQGRPLPARIKQAVDSRVLRAFTGDPVRFGFPKPRYRIYESHPIVNTMILNHLGQGDLRIRADVERFDGSTVRFRDGSADDYDLVLLATGYTLDYPFVDREHLHWQGASPRLFLNLFPASFNGLYVMGMIEASGIGWQGRAEQADLLAAYLDAVEHDASRAARFRDRVTAAPWPDLTGGYHYLGLDRMAYYVNKDAYRGAVRREKSALEASA, encoded by the coding sequence ATGAACAGATACGCCGTGATCGGCGCGGGCCCGTCGGGGCTGGCCACGGCCCGCGCGCTGCAGAAGCGCGGCATCGCGGTGGACGGGTACGAGGCCTCCCACGGCGTCGGCGGCCTCTGGGACATCGCCAATCCGCGCAGCACGATGTACGAGTCGGCGCACCTGATCTCGTCGCGCACGACGACGGAGTTCACGGAGTTCCCGATGCGCTCCACGGTCGACTATCCGGGCCACCGGGTGATGCGGGAGTACTTCCGGGACTACGCGGACCACTTCGGTCTCGCCGAGCTCTTCCGGTTCGACACGAGGGTCACGCGTCTCGAACCGCGAGACGGCGGATGGGATCTCACGAGCGACGGCTCCGAGGGCACGCAGACGCGATGGTACGCCGGTGTCGTGCTCGCGAACGGGACGCTCGCGGAGCCGAACATCCCGACCTTCCCCGGCAGCTTCTCCGGCGAGGTGCTGCACACCAGCGCCTACAAGACGGCCGAGCAGCTCTCGGGCAAGAGGGTGCTCCTGATCGGTGCGGGCAACTCCGGCTGCGACATCGCGGTGGATGCCGTGCACCACGCGGCTTCCGTCGACATGAGCGTGCGGCGCGGGTACTACTTCGTGCCCCGCTACCTGTTCGGCAGGCCGAGCGACACGCTCAACCAGGGGCGCCCGCTGCCCGCGAGGATCAAGCAGGCGGTCGACAGCCGGGTGCTGCGGGCCTTCACGGGCGATCCCGTGCGCTTCGGCTTCCCGAAGCCCCGGTACCGCATCTACGAGTCCCATCCCATCGTGAACACCATGATCCTCAACCACCTCGGCCAGGGAGACCTGCGCATCCGCGCCGACGTCGAACGCTTCGACGGCAGCACCGTGCGCTTCCGCGACGGCAGCGCAGACGACTACGACCTCGTGCTCCTGGCCACCGGATACACCCTCGACTATCCCTTCGTCGACCGGGAGCACCTTCACTGGCAGGGCGCCTCGCCGCGCCTGTTCCTCAACCTCTTCCCCGCGTCGTTCAACGGGCTGTACGTCATGGGCATGATCGAGGCCTCCGGCATCGGCTGGCAGGGCCGCGCCGAGCAGGCCGACCTCCTCGCCGCCTATCTCGACGCCGTCGAGCACGATGCGTCGCGCGCTGCCCGATTCCGCGACCGCGTCACGGCCGCGCCCTGGCCGGACCTGACCGGCGGATACCACTACCTCGGGCTGGACCGGATGGCGTACTACGTGAACAAGGACGCCTACCGCGGCGCCGTCCGCCGCGAGAAGAGCGCGCTGGAGGCGTCGGCATGA
- a CDS encoding mannitol-1-phosphate 5-dehydrogenase codes for MKAVHFGAGNIGRGFVGLLLHEGGYEVVFSDVADALVDAINAVDEYTVHEAGPGGVDHVVTGFRAVNSRTDPEALTREIATADVVTTAVGPTVLRFVAPAIVAGLAQRSPDAAPLQVMACENAIGATDLLRSEIQAAAGADAGDLLSRAVFANTAVDRIVPAQPADGGVDVTVEPYFEWAIEAGPFGDDLPSIPGAHFVEDLAPFIERKLFTVNTGHAATAYFGARAGVERISDALADPDIAARVSAALEETSAVLVAEHGLDPADLASYRATILERFRNPALIDTVQRVGRQPLRKISRHERFIGPAAMAAERGLPADALVAAVAAALEFDDADDEQSVELQRLLRSEDARALTALVTGLDPEHPLFAAVREAVEERQQTLREA; via the coding sequence ATGAAGGCCGTCCACTTCGGCGCCGGCAACATCGGGCGCGGCTTCGTGGGCCTGCTGCTGCACGAGGGCGGGTACGAGGTCGTGTTCTCCGATGTCGCCGACGCCCTCGTGGACGCCATCAACGCGGTCGACGAGTACACCGTGCACGAGGCGGGACCCGGGGGCGTCGACCACGTCGTCACCGGGTTCCGCGCGGTCAACAGTCGCACCGACCCGGAGGCCCTCACCCGCGAGATCGCGACGGCGGATGTCGTCACGACCGCGGTCGGTCCCACCGTGCTGCGCTTCGTCGCACCGGCGATCGTCGCGGGTCTCGCGCAGCGCTCCCCCGACGCCGCACCTCTGCAGGTGATGGCGTGCGAGAACGCGATCGGCGCGACGGACCTGCTCCGTTCGGAGATCCAGGCGGCCGCCGGGGCGGATGCCGGAGACCTGCTGTCGCGCGCGGTGTTCGCGAACACCGCGGTCGACCGCATCGTGCCGGCCCAGCCCGCCGACGGAGGGGTGGACGTCACGGTCGAGCCGTACTTCGAGTGGGCGATCGAAGCCGGCCCGTTCGGCGACGACCTCCCGAGCATCCCGGGAGCGCACTTCGTCGAGGACCTCGCCCCGTTCATCGAGCGCAAGCTCTTCACGGTGAACACGGGACACGCGGCCACCGCCTACTTCGGCGCCCGCGCCGGAGTCGAGCGCATCTCGGACGCCTTGGCCGACCCCGACATCGCCGCGCGCGTGTCGGCGGCACTCGAGGAGACGTCCGCGGTGCTGGTGGCCGAACACGGGCTGGATCCCGCCGACCTCGCGTCGTATCGCGCGACGATCCTCGAGCGGTTCCGCAACCCGGCGCTGATCGACACGGTGCAGCGCGTCGGACGTCAGCCGCTGCGCAAGATCTCGCGGCACGAGCGGTTCATCGGCCCCGCGGCCATGGCCGCCGAGCGCGGCCTGCCCGCCGATGCCCTGGTCGCGGCCGTCGCCGCGGCGCTCGAGTTCGACGACGCCGACGACGAGCAGTCGGTCGAGCTCCAGCGGCTGCTGCGCTCGGAGGACGCGAGGGCGCTGACCGCCCTCGTCACCGGACTCGATCCGGAGCATCCGCTGTTCGCCGCTGTCCGCGAGGCCGTCGAGGAGCGGCAGCAGACGCTCCGCGAGGCCTGA
- a CDS encoding PTS sugar transporter subunit IIA, with protein sequence MSVLTIGQVRIHSGSSTQEAALQEATDILVSAGAVTPAYVDAMRQREETVSTYMGNGLAIPHGTNETKDAILGSALSVVRYDGGVDWAGEQATFVIGIAGRGDEHLEILSQIAILFSDEDDVEKLNAAQTPDELFALLSAVNE encoded by the coding sequence ATGAGCGTTCTGACCATCGGCCAGGTCCGCATCCACTCGGGCAGCAGCACGCAGGAGGCCGCCCTTCAGGAGGCCACCGACATCCTCGTGTCCGCCGGCGCCGTCACACCCGCGTACGTCGACGCGATGCGTCAGCGCGAGGAGACGGTCTCGACCTACATGGGCAACGGTCTCGCGATCCCGCACGGCACGAACGAGACCAAGGACGCGATCCTCGGCTCCGCCCTCTCGGTGGTCCGCTACGACGGCGGCGTCGACTGGGCGGGCGAGCAGGCGACGTTCGTGATCGGCATCGCCGGTCGCGGTGACGAGCACCTGGAGATCCTGTCGCAGATCGCGATCCTCTTCTCCGACGAGGACGACGTCGAGAAGCTCAACGCGGCGCAGACACCGGACGAGCTGTTCGCGCTGCTCTCCGCGGTCAACGAGTGA
- a CDS encoding PTS mannitol transporter subunit IICB, with the protein MTTTSPAAQRTGGLRTGVQRFGTFLSGMIMPNIAAFIAWGFITMLFIPAGFFGADSPFGWHWAPVAEIIGGGGDSATIGWQGAMTALAEGEGGNFFAYVGLVGPMVTYLLPLLIANTAGRMVYGERGGVVATIATMGVIVGTNIPMFLGAMIMGPLAAWITKQMDRLWDGRIRPGFEMLVNNFSAGILGMILAIVGFFAFGPVMLGISAVLGAAVDWLVSLNLLPLVSIIVEPAKVLFLNNAINHGVFTPLGIEQAAETGKSILFLIEANPGPGLGLLLAFTFFGVGAAKASAPGAAIIQFFGGIHEIYFPYALSKPTTILALIAGGAAGVTTNMVLGGGLGFPAAPGSIIAVTAAAVGGGVGNLLVVYLSVVIAAVVTFLITGVILRASRKRDLAAEGDSFGAAIAQTEANKGKSSAAMDALRASSGAAAAGAAGGVATDRRIESVVFACDAGMGSSAMGASVLRNKFKKAGVEGVTVTNQAIANLDGTADLVITQQQLTDRAKAQSPNSIHVSVDNFMNSPKYEEVVEMVRDQREETP; encoded by the coding sequence ATGACGACGACGTCACCCGCCGCCCAGAGAACGGGCGGCCTCCGAACAGGCGTGCAGCGCTTCGGCACGTTCCTGTCCGGAATGATCATGCCCAACATCGCGGCCTTCATCGCGTGGGGCTTCATCACCATGCTGTTCATCCCGGCCGGATTCTTCGGCGCGGACAGCCCCTTCGGCTGGCACTGGGCCCCGGTCGCCGAGATCATCGGCGGCGGAGGCGACTCCGCCACCATCGGCTGGCAGGGCGCGATGACGGCGCTGGCCGAAGGCGAAGGCGGGAACTTCTTCGCGTACGTCGGTCTCGTCGGGCCGATGGTGACCTACCTGCTCCCGCTGCTCATCGCCAACACCGCCGGCCGCATGGTCTACGGCGAGCGCGGCGGTGTCGTCGCGACGATCGCCACGATGGGTGTCATCGTCGGCACCAACATCCCGATGTTCCTCGGGGCCATGATCATGGGGCCGCTCGCCGCATGGATCACGAAGCAGATGGACCGGCTGTGGGACGGCAGGATCCGCCCCGGCTTCGAGATGCTCGTCAACAACTTCTCGGCCGGCATCCTCGGCATGATCCTCGCGATCGTCGGCTTCTTCGCCTTCGGCCCCGTCATGCTGGGCATCAGCGCCGTCCTCGGCGCAGCGGTCGACTGGCTGGTGTCGCTGAACCTCCTGCCGCTGGTGTCGATCATCGTCGAGCCGGCGAAGGTGCTGTTCCTGAACAACGCCATCAACCACGGAGTGTTCACGCCGCTCGGCATCGAGCAGGCCGCCGAGACCGGCAAGTCGATCCTCTTCCTCATCGAGGCGAACCCCGGCCCCGGCCTCGGGCTGCTGCTCGCGTTCACCTTCTTCGGCGTCGGCGCGGCCAAGGCCTCGGCTCCGGGTGCGGCGATCATCCAGTTCTTCGGCGGCATCCACGAGATCTACTTCCCGTACGCGCTGAGCAAGCCCACCACGATCCTCGCTCTGATCGCCGGTGGTGCAGCGGGCGTCACGACGAACATGGTGCTCGGCGGCGGCCTCGGCTTCCCGGCAGCTCCGGGCAGCATCATCGCCGTGACGGCGGCCGCCGTCGGCGGCGGCGTCGGCAACCTCCTCGTCGTGTACCTCTCGGTGGTCATCGCCGCCGTGGTCACCTTCCTGATCACGGGCGTCATCCTGCGGGCCTCGCGCAAGCGCGACCTCGCCGCCGAGGGCGACAGCTTCGGCGCCGCGATCGCACAGACCGAGGCCAACAAGGGCAAGTCGTCCGCAGCCATGGACGCCCTGCGCGCCTCCTCGGGTGCTGCGGCCGCCGGCGCGGCGGGCGGCGTCGCGACGGATCGCCGCATCGAGAGCGTCGTGTTCGCGTGCGACGCCGGGATGGGATCGTCTGCCATGGGCGCGAGCGTGCTGCGCAACAAGTTCAAGAAGGCGGGAGTCGAGGGCGTCACGGTCACGAACCAGGCCATCGCGAACCTCGACGGCACGGCCGACCTCGTGATCACCCAGCAGCAGCTGACGGATCGCGCGAAGGCCCAGTCGCCGAACTCGATCCACGTCTCCGTCGACAACTTCATGAACTCCCCGAAGTACGAAGAGGTCGTCGAGATGGTCCGCGACCAGCGAGAGGAAACACCATGA
- the ptsP gene encoding phosphoenolpyruvate--protein phosphotransferase produces the protein MSELRGVGIGLGVAQGPVVRMTEALPAPDDTPSSIGAEAERARVRDAISIVAQELTARGETAGGSAQEVLEAQAMIAEDPTLQDEVDGRIDAGSTAERAVHDAFAGFRATLEAVGGYLGERAADLDDIAQRVLARLRGVDAPGVPDPGHPFVLVARDLAPADTALLDLDKVLALITVDGGPTSHTAILAREKGIVAIVGVADGFSLANGDTVIVDAAAGVVTVDPTADEKDRAAQRAAARRSADSAPLTPGALADGTPIALLANLGKPADAADAVERGAEGVGLFRTEFLFLSSSQAPTIAQQRESYRELLEAFPGKKVVVRMLDAGADKPLAFLNDAHEENPALGLRGIRALRASEDILREQLTALAEADAETDADLWVMAPMVATVEETVYFTALARDYGLKTAGVMVEVPASALLADRVLAHADFASIGTNDLTQYTMAADRMLGSVAGLQDPWHPAVLRLVREVGDAGSRLGKPVGICGEAAADPLLAVVLVGLGATSLSMAPSALADVRHTLSERTLDEARSLAQVALAADDAAGARKAVADATAALSPHQKETTS, from the coding sequence ATGAGCGAGCTGCGCGGCGTGGGGATCGGCCTCGGTGTCGCCCAGGGCCCCGTCGTCCGGATGACCGAGGCCCTGCCCGCGCCCGACGACACCCCGAGCAGCATCGGCGCCGAGGCGGAGCGCGCCAGGGTCCGCGACGCCATCTCGATCGTCGCCCAGGAGCTGACCGCGCGCGGCGAGACCGCGGGCGGCTCGGCGCAGGAGGTGCTCGAGGCGCAGGCCATGATCGCGGAGGACCCGACACTGCAGGACGAGGTCGACGGACGGATCGACGCGGGATCGACCGCCGAGCGGGCCGTGCACGACGCCTTCGCCGGCTTCCGCGCGACGCTCGAGGCCGTCGGGGGCTACCTCGGCGAGCGCGCCGCCGACCTCGACGACATCGCCCAGCGGGTGCTCGCCCGGCTGCGCGGCGTCGACGCCCCCGGCGTCCCCGACCCCGGGCATCCGTTCGTCCTCGTCGCGCGCGACCTCGCTCCGGCAGACACCGCGCTGCTCGACCTGGACAAGGTGCTCGCGCTGATCACCGTCGACGGCGGGCCGACCTCGCACACGGCGATCCTCGCCCGCGAGAAGGGCATCGTCGCGATCGTCGGCGTCGCCGACGGTTTCTCGCTGGCGAACGGCGACACGGTGATCGTGGACGCGGCCGCCGGCGTCGTGACGGTCGACCCGACGGCGGACGAGAAGGATCGCGCCGCACAGCGCGCCGCTGCCCGCCGGTCGGCCGACAGCGCTCCTCTGACACCCGGCGCCCTCGCCGACGGCACGCCGATCGCGCTGCTGGCGAACCTGGGGAAACCCGCGGACGCGGCCGATGCGGTCGAACGGGGGGCCGAGGGCGTCGGGCTCTTCCGCACCGAGTTCCTGTTCCTGTCGTCATCGCAGGCGCCGACGATCGCACAGCAGCGCGAGTCGTATCGCGAGCTGCTCGAGGCATTCCCCGGCAAGAAGGTCGTCGTGCGGATGCTCGACGCCGGAGCCGACAAGCCGCTCGCGTTCCTCAACGACGCGCACGAGGAGAATCCCGCACTGGGACTCCGCGGCATCCGGGCCCTGCGCGCCAGCGAGGACATCCTCCGCGAGCAGCTGACCGCTCTCGCCGAGGCGGATGCCGAGACCGATGCCGACCTGTGGGTCATGGCGCCGATGGTGGCGACCGTCGAGGAGACCGTGTACTTCACGGCGCTCGCCCGCGACTACGGGCTGAAGACCGCCGGTGTCATGGTCGAGGTCCCGGCGAGCGCCCTGCTGGCGGATCGTGTGCTGGCGCACGCCGACTTCGCCTCGATCGGCACCAACGACCTCACGCAGTACACGATGGCCGCCGACCGGATGCTCGGCTCGGTGGCCGGGCTGCAGGATCCCTGGCACCCCGCCGTGCTCCGTCTGGTGCGCGAGGTCGGGGATGCCGGATCGCGACTCGGCAAGCCGGTCGGGATCTGCGGCGAGGCCGCTGCTGATCCGCTCCTCGCCGTCGTCCTCGTCGGCCTCGGCGCGACGAGCCTGTCGATGGCTCCCTCCGCCCTGGCCGACGTCAGGCACACCCTTTCCGAACGCACCCTCGACGAGGCCCGCAGCCTCGCACAGGTCGCGCTGGCGGCGGACGACGCCGCCGGTGCCCGCAAGGCCGTGGCCGACGCCACAGCCGCCCTCTCCCCTCACCAGAAAGAGACGACATCATGA
- a CDS encoding HPr family phosphocarrier protein codes for MTATRTVRIGSSHGLHARPAKLFAQAAKESGLAVTIAKDSGKPVNAASILGVISLAVEYGDYVTLTADGDGAEGVLDTLTELLTTDHDQDAAG; via the coding sequence ATGACCGCCACACGCACCGTTCGGATCGGCTCCTCCCACGGCCTGCACGCCCGTCCTGCGAAGCTCTTCGCCCAGGCGGCGAAGGAGTCCGGCCTGGCCGTCACCATCGCCAAGGACTCCGGCAAGCCGGTGAACGCCGCCAGCATCCTGGGCGTCATCTCCCTCGCCGTCGAGTACGGCGACTACGTGACCCTGACCGCAGACGGAGACGGCGCAGAGGGCGTGCTCGACACCCTCACCGAGCTGCTCACGACCGACCACGACCAGGACGCCGCCGGATGA
- a CDS encoding PRD domain-containing protein yields the protein MSRQRQDQLLSTLLRQEGWATAASLADVLGVTPRSIRSYVAALNARTPGAGVIESGPAGYRAGPGARGAIRMRQTGESAPRDRLHALVRTLLDLPSGIDVFDTADELHVSEATLEADLVRVRGLLDGTELALERDRETVRLRGNEAAQRRLLSRLAHDEMDDASFHPETFRRALSGSAVAAHAVGPFKTALVRELGELGYYVNELAIADVLLHIAIAAERVAAGHALDSSPAGAREEIPRVGAVIARLASEHFDVALGEGDSGHLASLVLTRIVAPGEDAARDVARSGVDPAVEAAVRAEITRAAEDYQVDLVDETFVLRLALHVQNLLRRAEESALTRNPLTRSLKTSYPMIFEVAVSIASGLHDRVGTPIHDDEIAYIAMHVGGRLERSRKAESILTATIVCPGYYELHELLRSSVDRSLGSAIEVTSVVTNVDPDWASFDTDLVLSTIEPGSAGDRFVRIQPFLTDADVDRIQQAAARLRRGRRLTRLRGELARYFDADAYVFPLPDEGEEAIIRRLGGLLVTAGLIGEDYVENTIARERMSSTAFTDALAVPHALQMTATRTAIAIGVTDGSAAWGGGRVQVVALAAFSESDRAAFQTVFEQLVEVFSERESVQRIVRRGTTFEAFLDELVAVIDG from the coding sequence ATGTCGCGCCAGCGTCAGGACCAGCTCCTCTCCACCCTGCTCCGGCAGGAGGGGTGGGCGACCGCGGCGAGTCTCGCCGACGTTCTCGGCGTCACACCGCGCAGCATCCGCTCCTATGTCGCCGCGCTGAACGCCCGCACGCCGGGAGCCGGCGTCATCGAATCGGGGCCGGCGGGATATCGCGCGGGCCCCGGCGCCCGCGGCGCCATCCGGATGCGGCAGACGGGGGAGTCGGCACCGCGCGACCGGCTGCATGCGCTCGTGCGGACTCTGCTGGATCTGCCCTCCGGCATCGACGTGTTCGACACGGCCGACGAGCTGCACGTCAGCGAGGCCACCCTGGAGGCGGATCTCGTGCGCGTGCGTGGGCTGCTCGACGGCACGGAGCTCGCACTGGAGCGCGACCGTGAGACAGTGCGGCTGCGGGGGAACGAGGCCGCGCAGCGACGGCTGCTCAGCAGGCTGGCGCACGACGAGATGGACGACGCGTCGTTCCACCCGGAGACCTTCCGCCGCGCGCTCTCCGGCAGCGCCGTCGCCGCGCACGCCGTCGGGCCGTTCAAGACCGCGCTGGTGCGCGAGCTGGGCGAGCTCGGCTACTACGTGAACGAGCTGGCGATCGCCGACGTGCTGCTGCACATCGCGATCGCCGCCGAACGCGTGGCGGCGGGTCACGCGCTCGACTCCTCGCCTGCGGGCGCCAGGGAGGAGATCCCCCGGGTGGGAGCCGTCATCGCCCGTCTGGCGTCCGAGCACTTCGATGTCGCACTCGGCGAGGGCGACAGCGGCCACCTCGCCTCGCTGGTACTCACGCGCATCGTCGCCCCCGGCGAGGATGCCGCCCGCGATGTCGCGCGCAGCGGCGTGGATCCCGCGGTGGAGGCCGCCGTGCGGGCCGAGATCACCCGGGCCGCCGAGGACTACCAGGTCGACCTCGTCGACGAGACCTTCGTCCTGCGCCTCGCGCTGCACGTGCAGAACCTGCTGCGTCGCGCCGAGGAGAGCGCGCTGACGCGCAACCCGCTCACGCGCTCGCTCAAGACGTCGTACCCGATGATCTTCGAGGTCGCCGTCTCGATCGCGAGCGGGCTGCACGATCGGGTCGGCACTCCGATCCACGACGACGAGATCGCGTACATCGCCATGCACGTGGGTGGCCGCCTCGAGCGCAGCAGGAAGGCGGAGTCGATCCTGACCGCGACGATCGTCTGCCCCGGCTACTACGAGCTGCACGAGCTGCTGCGCTCCAGCGTCGACCGGTCGCTCGGGTCGGCCATCGAGGTCACCAGCGTCGTCACCAACGTCGATCCCGACTGGGCGTCGTTCGACACCGATCTGGTGCTCAGCACGATCGAGCCGGGATCGGCGGGTGACCGCTTCGTGCGCATCCAGCCGTTCCTCACCGACGCCGACGTCGACCGCATCCAGCAGGCGGCCGCCCGTCTCCGCCGCGGTCGCCGCCTCACGCGGCTCCGCGGCGAGCTCGCCCGTTACTTCGACGCGGACGCCTACGTCTTCCCCCTCCCCGACGAGGGCGAGGAGGCGATCATCCGGCGGCTCGGCGGCCTGCTCGTCACGGCGGGCCTGATCGGCGAGGACTACGTCGAGAACACGATCGCCCGTGAGCGGATGTCCTCGACCGCCTTCACGGATGCACTGGCGGTGCCGCACGCCCTGCAGATGACGGCGACTCGCACGGCCATCGCGATCGGGGTCACCGACGGCTCGGCCGCGTGGGGCGGCGGTCGCGTGCAGGTGGTCGCTCTCGCAGCGTTCAGTGAGAGCGACCGCGCGGCGTTCCAGACCGTCTTCGAGCAGCTCGTCGAGGTGTTCAGCGAACGTGAGAGCGTGCAGCGCATCGTGCGGCGCGGGACGACGTTCGAGGCGTTCCTCGACGAGCTCGTCGCCGTCATCGACGGCTGA
- a CDS encoding HPr family phosphocarrier protein, whose translation MPTRRIIVSTHNGVHARPVAELVRLAQSHGSTITLRTADGSIVDLSSVLAVMDLAIGPGDAVVLETADSASADAVLDQLAEVLAPRS comes from the coding sequence ATGCCGACCCGGCGGATCATCGTCAGCACCCACAACGGCGTGCACGCGCGTCCGGTCGCCGAGCTCGTGCGCCTCGCGCAGTCGCACGGCTCGACGATCACGCTGCGCACCGCCGACGGCTCGATCGTGGACCTGAGCAGCGTGCTCGCGGTGATGGACCTCGCGATCGGCCCCGGCGACGCGGTGGTGCTGGAGACGGCGGATTCGGCGTCCGCCGACGCGGTGCTGGATCAGCTCGCGGAGGTGCTGGCCCCGCGCTCCTGA
- a CDS encoding phospho-sugar mutase encodes MSDERLAEARAWLRQDPDHETRDELAGLITRAGGGDPAAIADLDDRFRTRLAFGTAGLRGELGAGSNRMNRVLVAQAAAGFAAYLREKAGGGTPTVVIGYDGRRNSRVFATDSAELFAGAGLRAILLPRLLPTPVLAFAVRQLGADAGVMVTASHNPPNDNGYKVYLGGADQGSQIVAPADAEIAAHIQRIADAADAAALPRSTAYETAGEDIVEAYIAATAAVAPAPEGASDLRWVYTAMHGVGWETLSRILRAAGYPQPSVVDEQLAPDATFRTVSFPNPEEPGAMDLSFATARRAKADFILANDPDADRLALAIPDEAAADGWRRLTGNEVGLLLGARAARAAAGTPGASLACSLVSSPGLAAVAAHHGLDFHETLTGFKWISRAPGIVFGFEEALGYLVNPETVRDKDGISAAIAILGLAAEAHGRGATLADLLRELGDTYGHFASGQVSVRVEDLAVIGNVMLALRTLPPTQIAGRSIVSAEDLLQGRDGQPSGDVLRYRLTDGSRVIVRPSGTEPKLKIYIDARADSAEGAAEAVTEIEAGVRALLDERS; translated from the coding sequence GTGAGCGACGAGCGGCTCGCAGAGGCGCGCGCCTGGCTGCGGCAGGACCCCGACCACGAGACCCGGGATGAGCTCGCGGGCCTGATCACCCGGGCAGGCGGGGGCGACCCCGCCGCGATCGCCGACCTCGACGACCGGTTCCGCACGCGACTCGCGTTCGGCACCGCCGGTCTGCGCGGTGAGCTCGGCGCCGGCAGCAACCGGATGAACCGCGTGCTCGTCGCACAGGCGGCCGCCGGTTTCGCCGCCTATCTCCGCGAGAAGGCGGGAGGCGGCACGCCGACCGTCGTGATCGGCTACGACGGTCGTCGCAACTCGCGGGTCTTCGCCACCGACTCCGCCGAGCTGTTCGCCGGGGCAGGGCTCCGGGCGATCCTGCTCCCGCGGCTGCTGCCGACGCCCGTGCTCGCCTTCGCCGTGCGCCAGCTCGGCGCAGACGCCGGCGTGATGGTGACCGCGAGCCACAACCCGCCGAACGACAACGGCTACAAGGTGTACCTCGGCGGGGCGGACCAGGGATCGCAGATCGTGGCGCCGGCGGATGCCGAGATCGCCGCGCACATCCAGCGGATCGCGGATGCCGCCGATGCGGCAGCCCTCCCCCGCTCCACCGCCTACGAGACGGCCGGCGAGGACATCGTCGAGGCCTACATCGCGGCGACCGCGGCCGTGGCCCCGGCCCCCGAGGGCGCGTCGGACCTCCGCTGGGTGTACACGGCGATGCACGGGGTCGGGTGGGAGACGCTGTCGCGTATCCTCCGAGCGGCCGGCTACCCGCAGCCCTCGGTCGTGGATGAGCAGCTGGCGCCCGATGCCACGTTCCGCACGGTCTCGTTCCCGAACCCGGAGGAGCCGGGGGCGATGGATCTCTCATTCGCGACGGCGCGGCGGGCCAAGGCCGACTTCATCCTGGCGAACGACCCGGATGCCGACCGCCTGGCCCTCGCGATCCCCGACGAGGCGGCAGCCGACGGCTGGCGTCGCCTGACGGGCAACGAGGTCGGCCTCCTGCTCGGCGCCAGGGCCGCCCGGGCAGCCGCCGGCACACCCGGCGCATCGCTCGCCTGCTCCCTGGTCTCCTCACCCGGCCTCGCCGCGGTCGCCGCGCACCACGGCCTGGACTTCCACGAGACGCTGACCGGCTTCAAGTGGATCTCGCGGGCACCCGGCATCGTGTTCGGATTCGAGGAGGCCCTCGGGTACCTCGTGAACCCGGAGACCGTCCGCGACAAGGACGGCATCTCGGCAGCGATCGCCATCCTCGGACTCGCCGCCGAGGCCCACGGACGCGGTGCCACCCTCGCCGACCTGCTCCGCGAGCTGGGCGACACCTACGGCCACTTCGCCAGCGGGCAGGTCTCGGTGCGCGTCGAGGATCTCGCCGTAATCGGCAACGTGATGCTCGCCCTGCGCACCCTGCCGCCGACGCAGATCGCCGGGCGCTCGATCGTCTCGGCCGAGGATCTGCTGCAGGGCCGCGACGGCCAGCCGTCGGGCGATGTGCTCCGGTACCGTCTCACCGACGGGTCGCGGGTCATCGTGCGTCCGAGCGGCACCGAGCCCAAGCTCAAGATCTACATCGATGCGCGCGCCGACTCCGCCGAGGGCGCTGCCGAGGCCGTGACCGAGATCGAGGCGGGCGTGCGCGCGCTGCTCGACGAGCGCTCCTGA